A section of the Triticum dicoccoides isolate Atlit2015 ecotype Zavitan chromosome 7A, WEW_v2.0, whole genome shotgun sequence genome encodes:
- the LOC119328980 gene encoding kinesin-like protein KIN-UB: MASGARNGGLGSRTTAKMDRQQGSTATPKAPAGKPRLSAAGGGAYRRTSSGPLPAAGAGGRNSSESGVSSRVRVAVRLRPRNAEEQAADADFADCVELQPELKRLKLRKNNWESDTFEFDEVLTEFSSQKRVYEVVAKPVVESVLEGYNGTVMAYGQTGTGKTFTLGRLGDEDTAARGIMVRAMEDILADITPETDTVSLSYLQLYMEMIQDLLDPVNDNIAIVEDPRTGDVSLPGATVVEVRDQKSFMDLLRIGEAHRVAANTKLNTESSRSHAILMVNVRRAVKGRSEMNVSMSAENGHSSSMMDSLRPPIVRKSKLVVVDLAGSERIDKSGSEGHTLEEAKSINLSLSSLGKCINALAESSAHVPVRDSKLTRLLKDSFGGTARTSLVVTIGPSPRHRGETTSTIMFGQRAMKVQNMVKLKEEFDYKSLCRRLDIELDKLIAENERQRKYFDDEIERITAEAQYRVAEAEKECKISLENEKMKYHQEYLDSIRILEEKWKVHQQSPKKQIKEPESTSNGDVQDLLQNEKMLRQSAEDESNDLKNQLSHWKKMEATATAEVVRLRRMLDTEASQKDKLEEEIAVLKSQLMQLSLDADETRMSLDTGDGPGKIFPGLDSLMSHSRNSQPREQSNGPKAPVAKLFEQGIYYLFALLESEEPDVRVHAVKVVANLAAEEANQEKIVEAGGLTSLLMLLRSSEDETIRRVAAGAIANLAMNETNQDLIMAQGGVTLLSMTASDAEDPQTLRMVAGAIANLCGNDKLQARLRGEGGIKALLGMVKCGHPDVLAQIARGIANFAKCESRAATQGNKVGRSLLVDDGALPWIVKNANNEAAPIRRHIELALCHLAQHEVNAKDIVSEGALWELVRISRDCSREDIRMLAYRTLTSSPTLQSEMRRLRIEC; encoded by the exons ATGGCGAGCGGCGCCAGGAATGGCGGGCTGGGGTCCAGGACGACCGCGAAGATGGACAGGCAGCAGGGCTCCACCGCCACGCCCAAGGCCCCCGCCGGGAAGCCCCGCCTCTCCGCTGCCGGCGGCGGCGCGTACCGCCGCACCAGCTCCGGCCCGCTCCCCGCCGCGGGCGCCGGCGGCCGCAACTCTTCCGAATCCGGAG TTTCAAGCAGAGTTAGAGTGGCTGTAAGGCTAAGGCCTCGGAACGCAGAAGAGCAGGCGGCAGATGCTGATTTTGCCGACTGTGTTGAACTCCAGCCAGAG CTCAAAAGACTAAAGCTTCGTAAAAACAATTGGGAGTCCGACACATTTGAATTCGATGAAGTGCTTACAGAGTTTTCTTCACAAAAGAGAGTGTATGAAGTTGTTGCTAAACCAGTTGTGGAG AGCGTTTTGGAGGGATATAATGGTACAGTTATGGCATATGGGCAGACTGGTACTGGCAAGACTTTTACACTTGGAAGGCTTGGTGATGAAGATACTGCTGCACGGGGAATCATGGTCCGCGCAATGGAGGATATTCTTGCTGATATAACCCCTGAGACTGATACAGTATCACTATCTTATCTACAG TTGTATATGGAAATGATACAGGATCTCCTTGATCCTGTAAATGATAACATAGCCATTGTAGAAGACCCAAGAACAGGGGATGTTTCGTTGCCTGGGGCCACTGTAGTTGAAGTTAGAGACCAGAAGAGTTTTATGGACCTTTTAAGGATTGGTGAAGCTCATCGTGTTGCTGCAAACACAAAGTTAAATACAGAGTCATCTCGTAGTCATGCAATTCTCATG GTAAATGTCAGAAGGGCTGTAAAAGGTAGAAGTGAAATGAATGTTAGTATGTCTGCTGAAAACGGGCATTCATCTTCAATGATGGACTCTCTACGACCACCTATTGTCAGGAAAAGCAAGCTTGTAGTTGTAGACCTGGCAGGATCCGAGCGAATAGACAAATCTG GAAGCGAGGGTCATACATTAGAAGAGGCGAAGTCTATTAACTTGTCCCTAAGTTCACTAGGAAAATGCATCAATGCACTTGCTGAAAGCAGCGCACATGTACCTGTTCGTGATTCCAAGCTTACTAGGTTGCTTAAAGACTCATTTGGAG GCACTGCAAGAACATCATTGGTTGTGACGATTGGTCCATCTCCAAGACATAGGGGGGAGACTACGAGTACAATAATGTTTGGACAAAGA GCAATGAAGGTCcagaacatggtcaaattaaaggaaGAATTTGACTACAAAAGTTTGTGTAGGAGACTTGATATTGAATTGGACAAGTTAATCGCAGAAAATGAAAGGCAACGTAAATATTTTGATGATGAAATTGAACGAATTACAGCGGAAGCACAATACCGTGTTGCTGAGGCTGAAAAGGAATGCAAAATTTCTCTAGAG AATGAGAAAATGAAGTACCATCAAGAATACTTGGACTCTATAAGGATACTAGAAGAGAAGTGGAAAGTAcaccaacaatcacccaagaaacaG ATTAAAGAGCCCGAGTCTACATCCAATGGTGACGTGCAGGACTTACTGCAGAATGAGAAAATGTTACGCCAATCTGCTGAAGATGAGTCCAATGACCTTAAGAATCAATTATCACACTGGAAAAAGATGGAG GCCACAGCTACTGCTGAAGTAGTGAGACTCCGGAGAATGCTGGATACTGAAGCTAGCCAAaaagacaaactcgaagaagaaaTAGCTGTTTTGAAAAGTCAGTTAATGCAGTTAAGTCTGGATGCTGACGAG ACAAGAATGAGCCTTGACACAGGAGATGGACCAGGAAAAATATTTCCTGGTTTAGATTCTTTGATGTCTCATTCTCGGAATTCGCAGCCTAGAGAGCAGAGCAATGGACCTAAGGCGCCAGTCGCAAAACTCTTTGAGCAAGGTATTTATTACTTATTTG CATTGCTTGAGTCGGAAGAACCTGATGTTCGTGTTCATGCCGTGAAAGTTGTCGCGAATCTGGCGGCTGAAG AGGCAAATCAAGAAAAGATTGTAGAAGCAGGTGGCCTCACTTCCCTCCTAATGCTGCTTAGGAGCTCTGAGGATGAGACCATACGCAGAGTAGCAGCAGGAGCAATTGCTAATCTTGCAATGAATG AAACGAATCAAGATCTTATAATGGCTCAAGGTGGTGTAACCTTGTTGTCAATGACAGCATCTGATGCGGAGGACCCACAGACTCTAAGAATGGTGGCTGGAGCTATCGCCAACCTGTGTGGCAATG ACAAACTGCAAGCTCGTCTAAGAGGAGAAGGTGGAATAAAAGCATTGCTGGGAATGGTTAAGTGCGGCCATCCTGATGTCCTTGCTCAAATTGCTCGTGGCATTGCAAACTTTGCAAAATGTGAATCCAGAGCAGCTACTCAAG GAAACAAGGTGGGGAGATCATTATTGGTGGATGATGGGGCACTTCCTTGGATCGTAAAGAATGCGAATAATGAGGCTGCCCCAATCAGGCGGCACATCGAGCTTGCGCTCTGCCATTTGGCGCAACATG AGGTAAATGCCAAGGATATTGTGAGTGAAGGCGCGCTCTGGGAACTTGTTCGGATCTCGAGGGATTGTTCTCGGGAAGATATAAGGATGCTAGCGTACCGCACGCTGACATCCAGCCCAACTCTTCAATCAGAGATGAGGAGATTGCGGATAGAGTGTTGA